The nucleotide sequence CTGCCCTGGGTCGGGAATGGTTCCAGCAGCCCTTCCCCTGCGTCCCCTCTCCCCGCCTAACCCCCACAGAGTGTGCAGCCTTCAGTGGCACCGGCACCGCGATGAGCTCGCTGTACAACAGCCCCTGTGACAGAGAAGCCCCAGCGCCTCTTCTGGACTCAGAAAGGCCCTAAGCAGTCTGTCTGGATGTGCTTTccagacagtgtgtgtgtggaattGTGCTTTTTGTTAAGAATGTAAGAAATTACAGTAAGACGGAACCACCTGGCCCACAGCTCCTGCGGTCTCCACCTCTGTGGACTTCCATATGCCTCAGCTCCCCAGAAGCTTCTCCTTCGGCTGTGAGGGCTCAgccaccctcacccccaaagCATACAGGAAGAGGGCATTTGCTAGGAGGCCACAGGGATGGAGGAGCCCTGCTGTAAATTTAGCAGCTATTTTCCAGGGTTTGGCTTGGGTTTGGACGCTGGCTTCTATGTAAAACACAGATTCAAATTCATGCAAAGTGTATGTGAAACTCCCCCAAGGAGGAGAGGAATTTTCCAGGCCCTAGTAGATCTCCAGGGAGTTAAAAATGGGGAATCTTTCTTCTCAACGTGATCTAGACTGGGATTTTTCCTTGGGGGAAGGGGCTAGTAGCTCTTTGTAAGGCTGGTGTGTGAGTGCATGTAGGTGCACATGATGCTGCGATGTGTGAAGCTCCTGGACAAATGCCCAGGACTGACTGGCATTTTCCACAAACTGAAGGCATGACACTACCTGAGCCTTCTGACTCCTTCTCCAGGCCCAGAGGCTCTGGCTTCAATCAAAGGACAGAAGAGCCTGACCACCTGGCCTTATTAGCAAGCAAGGACATCAAGGGTGGCTTCTTTATTTGCCTGCTCATCTCTGAGAAGTCCCAGCTGCTCACTAAGACCCTGGCCTCTGTGTGGCCACAGCGGGTGTCAAGGGCTGCTTAGGGACCCATAGTCCCAGCCTGGGAGGGGTGAGTAGGGGCTTAAGGTGAGGCAGCAACCTGAGGAGCAGGGACAATGGCAGACTGCAGCGAGCTACCAACTTTGGGTCAAACTGGAGAGTCCTGCATGGTGGGATGGGCCACAGTATCTAAGCGAATGGGGAGCCCTTTCTTATGGGGCCTGAGGTTCAGAAGAACCTGCACCAAAGAAAGGGGTCCCTATCAGTGTCACTATTCCTGAAATGATGGTAGGACCCCGGTCCTGGTTCTCAGGGCTCACCCTCAAGCAGGATGCCACATAAGTCTGTAGGTATGGGTCTAGGCTCCATCAATCCCCCTAACTTTGGGAGCCCAGCTTTTCCAGAGAAGCAGCCCTTGGCATTTGGAGCACTGAGCCCTCTGGCCTGAAGTGAAGGACAATGACATACTGAATTTGGGTGGGGGACTAGGGGAACATGGGCAAAAATATGAGCATGGCCCTGGATCCTGAGCTACCTTAGTATGCTGGAGGCTGGTGTTTCTCTGGGAGGTTGGTGAGAGGGGAggctctcttccctgcccccataAGCCATGCTTAAGGCTCCTTCAGCAGCTTGCTTAAGCTGCTTACAATGGTCTCCTTCCAAAGGCAGAACATAGGAGAAGTGAAAACAGCTAAGGCTGCAGCATGAGCAATTTAGGATAGACTTTAGGAAGCACTCCTGACAGAGAAGACTGTCAAGGAAGGTCTTGAGTTCTTCTCTGTAGGCAGGTCCTGCTCCTCCTGCAGAGACACGGTTCTGTGCAGTCCTGAGCACTGGTCAGGGGGATGGCTTGGACACGTCTTTGGCCTGTCTAGCTCGAAGAACCTCGATAGCTAGGTCTTAAGCTTCCTGTGCCGTTGCTGGGGCTCACTTCCTCTGGGTTGGCTTCTATTTTGCCTGTTATTAAGTCCTCATGATCTAGATGCCTCTATCATGGGGATCTCTCACCCCCTCTGTATGCTTCAGATCCCCAAGTTATTGCTCGTTGCCTGGGTGACACCTCTAATTGGATGCCTTTTCAGCTTTCCTTCATTGGAGGGATAAACATGACACTTTACTTCTAGATCCTGTGAGAGGGCCTTGGCCTAGAGCACTTGTGCCTCTGAGTGTGCAGTCACTGCAGTGGGACTAAAGCCACGGCtcaggtggggcaggggtggggtgctcACCAGCGGGCCTGAGTGACAGTCATGGCGAATCCTCTCTGGAAGCCTACCCTTCAGGATCTAGCAAGACTGTCCTCTCTCCTGGCTGCTCTGTGTCACTGGTTTACCCTCAGATTAGGAGCTGTGTTTAAGTCCCAATCCTAATCTGAGTTAGAAATTAGCTCCCCGAAGCTAGAGAATCATTCAGATCCCAATACATTTTTCCCTTCTTGTCATGAAcgggaaggagaaaggggaggctGACATTCAAGCATGACTCttaatgctgtgtgtgtgtgtgtgtgtgtgtgtgtgtgtgtgtgtgtgtgcgtgcgtgtgtgttcCAGGCACATATGCTTCCTTGGAGGCCAGGGGGTGCAGATTTCATGGCTTTCCATGCCTCTCAGGCAGACAGTGTGAGGTGTCCTGGTGCTTTAGGAGTCTTAGAAGTAAGACTTCCTATCAGAAGCTGTATATATTGGTGTGTCACATTGTTTCTGTTGCATGTGTCCTTGGGACCttcttttcagatgaggaaaatgggcTGAAAGAGCATTATTCATTTACAGTCCAAGACCCCCAGCCTTTCAATGAAGGCAGCATCTGACCTTCCTTCAGTTCAGTGACCTCTATGCAGCAGAGGGCGTCCCTCAGCTTAAGGATCATCCCAAGCAAAACTTTAACTCTAAAACCGCTTCCATCCACCCATTCCATCAGCTCCCTACCTCCTGCCTTCCTCCACCTCCAATACAGACTGTGCATGGAGAAAAATCCACTTGATTGTCAGTGGGGGCCAAACAGGGTTTAGAATGGGATCTGTCCCCCAAACAttatgggctctggagccagattcTCTAACATTTGCATGATGGCTGCTTTCTGGTGAGGTAGAGCCTGGTCCTGCAGAGCCCTGactcagagaggaggagaaaggggttCTGGGGACTGCACTCTGCACCCTCAGGTTCtctaaaaggggaaaaatgaacTGCTCAACAGgagttaagaaacaaaatccaCACCAACAAAGCAAGATCTCGTCTGAGAAGACTCAGACATTCCTGGTTAGTAATGAAAAGCATTCCCAAGGACAGCGCTGGTGAGAGAAAGGAGGGTTGGGGGGTTCTGAGATGTGCCTGGAGCCTCAAAGATCAGCTGGCTGAAGCAAAGCAGGGCTCCTACAGCCCTAGtgctcccctgctccctgccctgccGTCCACTCTGGGTTTTCGGCATTGGAAGTAGCTGCCCTGTGTGCTAAGTGCACTAACTCCAGGCTGAGAAAGGCCAGCTGAGCCCCTTACCATCCCAATTTCTAAATCTCGGGGAAATGCCACAGTCCGCAAGTTGGTGCTATGTTTCATCTCATTGCATAATACTACACCATTCTCCGTGTGTAGCGGCTGTTCTATTTATATACATCGGTAGGCAACATatggctctccccacccccacctgtcaAAACTGTGACTACATCACTTCTGACGACCAGAAGGAAGCTGCTAGGCTGGGCCAGGATTCTAAATGCTGCGGAGGTAATTCAGAGCCAGGAGAAGTTGCACCATATGCTTTGGGGTTGCCGGCTGCTTATGTGCATGGGGACGGGGTTCAGTGCCAGTCCGCAAAACCCAGGGATGGCCCTCTCCTGGCTGCGGTACGCACCTGGTGGGGGTCTGAGgtgccactttctctctccctggagGAGAATCTGCTGGGGGCCACCGTTCTTCACGAGGGGACCCACGAGGAAAACAGGCTCCCCCAAAACCTGCCCTGGATAACATCAGGCCTGGCCaaatagtatttctttaaaaaaaaaattttttttttttggtttgattttattGGATAAAGATTAAGAAAGCGCCAGCGtctgagagaaggaaagcaaaccaCGGCCGGCGGCACGCCAGCCCGCCGAGGGTCCGTGGCGCGGCCGGGCGGTCTACCTGGAGGCGCTGGTCTCGGCCAGCCGGTTGTTCATGATGCCCAGCGCGCCTACGCCTCCCGAGAAGCCGTTCTGGCGCGTGTTGACGCACACGCTGCGCGGGTAGCCGTTGGCCGTCTCGGACAGCTGCTTCTGCAGCAGCGCCAGTGACACCTTGTTGGAGGCCGTGAGGTCGCGCATGGAGATGAGCTCGCCCGACAGGCGGCGGCCCTCGGCGTCGCTGTCGCGGGCCGCGGGGTCGGCGCCGAGCGCGGCCAGGCGGCGGCGCAGCCGGGAGCCCGGGGTGATGGCGTTGCGCCGGGCCAGGGGCGCTCCGGGCGCCGGGCAGCAGCGCGCGCAGCAGCGGCAGCTCAGCTTGCGCAGCATCCAGTTGAGCACCTGCTTGATGAGGATGGAGATGACGTTGAAGAGCGAGTAGATGCAGCACACGCCGAGCAGGATGAAGAGGAAGTTGCCCAGGCGGTAGAGCCCCTGGTTCCGGTAGGCGGCGTGCTGGCTGCTCACCAGGTCCCCGAAGCCGATGGTGCTGAAGGTGACGAAGCAGAAGTAGAGCGAGTCCACGTAGTCCCAGCCCTCCACGCTGGTGTACATGGCCGAGGCGCAGCACGACAGCAGCACGGCGAACAGGCCCAGGATCAGCAGCACGTGGTACACCGAAGGCTTCCAGCCCGCCAGGCAGTCGGCCTCCGAGAGCGCCGAGCCGCGGCGGAAGGTGGCGGGCAGCAGGCCGCTGCGGCGCAACTGGCGCTCCCTGCAGGCGCGCATGATGAAGGCCAGCAGAGAGATGATGCGCTCCAGGAAGAGGTTGAAGAACAGGATGGTTCCGGCGCAGCCGAACAGCCCGTAGGCGATGAGGAAGGCCTTCCCGCCTACCGTCGCGGGGGTGGTCATGCCAAAACCTGTGGAGACAGGGCAAGGGTCAGTGAGGTCCTGGCTGGGCAGGTGGTGCCCACTGGGCGGGGGAGCCGGGCGTACATAGGTGTTGATGCGGCTCCCACCGAGTGGCATCACTCGGGGGAGGGGAAACAGTACTTAGACATTTCTCGCCCTTGGCGGCGTGGTTCCTGATTGGGGCAACGCCTAAACTGATGGCGGAGATGTGGCTCCTCGTCTTGGGGTCTGTGGATCAAGATGGGTGGGCAGGATGGTCACTAGGAAGGACCCATAAAGACTCGTGAAATGAAACCACTGTATGGGTGCAAACCATTGAGATACCTACAAAGCCTACAAAGAGATGTCACCTGCTCtcccaccccatttttttttttttttttaatgtaaccaaTGGCACACGTGGGCCTCCTTAGGACACAATTCCATAAAGGCTTCATTTGATCTGGGATTACTAGGGACCAGGTACAGTGTGTTCAGTCCAGGTGGCTATGTGTGATGGTCTCTGAAAAGGGGGTTTATGAAACTGACAAAAAGCTTGAGAATGAGTCCACAACATTCAGGGAGTGAGCTGGCTCTACCATTGGGTGTCATTGGGTATCTTTCTCATCCAAGGACCACCATCACCTTTGCTCAGACTTGTGGCCAAGGGAAAGGTGGTGGCCCAGCAGGGTCCTATGCTGCCATGTGTC is from Panthera uncia isolate 11264 chromosome A3 unlocalized genomic scaffold, Puncia_PCG_1.0 HiC_scaffold_11, whole genome shotgun sequence and encodes:
- the KCNK12 gene encoding potassium channel subfamily K member 12, yielding MSSRSPRPPPRRCRRRLPRPSCCCCCCRRSHLNEDTGRFVLLAALIGLYLVAGATVFSALESPGEAEARARWGATLRNFSAAHGVAEPELRAFLRHYEAALAAGVRADALRPRWDFPGAFYFVGTVVSTIGFGMTTPATVGGKAFLIAYGLFGCAGTILFFNLFLERIISLLAFIMRACRERQLRRSGLLPATFRRGSALSEADCLAGWKPSVYHVLLILGLFAVLLSCCASAMYTSVEGWDYVDSLYFCFVTFSTIGFGDLVSSQHAAYRNQGLYRLGNFLFILLGVCCIYSLFNVISILIKQVLNWMLRKLSCRCCARCCPAPGAPLARRNAITPGSRLRRRLAALGADPAARDSDAEGRRLSGELISMRDLTASNKVSLALLQKQLSETANGYPRSVCVNTRQNGFSGGVGALGIMNNRLAETSASR